The Streptomyces avermitilis MA-4680 = NBRC 14893 genome contains a region encoding:
- the typA gene encoding translational GTPase TypA, which translates to MATRHDIRNVAIVAHVDHGKTTLVDAMLKQAGAFAAHAAESLDDRMMDSNDLEREKGITILAKNTAVKYHPKDGGDVITINIIDTPGHADFGGEVERGLSMVDAVVLLVDASEGPLPQTRFVLRKALQARLPVILCINKTDRPDSRIDEVVNEAYDLFLDLDADEDQIEFPIVYACARDGVASLTKPQDGTVPADSDSLEPFFSTILQHVPAPTYDEAAPLQAHVTNLDADNFLGRIALLRVEQGELRKGQTVAWIKRDGTVSNVRITELMMTEALTRKPAEMAGPGDICAVAGIPDIMIGETLADPENPIALPLITVDEPAISMVIGTNTSPLVGRGGTGKGASAKAAVKDRKVTARQVKDRLDRELVGNVSLRVLDTERPDAWEVQGRGELALAILVEQMRREGFELTIGKPQVVTKEVDGKVHEPVERLTVDVPEEHMGAVTQLMGVRKGRMDNMSNHGSGWVRMEFVVPSRGLIGFRTEFLTGTRGTGIAHSIHEGHEPWFGTLTTRNNGSLVADRAGAVTAFAMTNLQERGVLFTDPGTEVYEGMIVGENSRADDMDVNITKEKKLTNMRSSSADSFEAIVPPRKLSLEQSLEFCRDDECVEVTPEAVRIRKVVLDQKERGRTASRAKHG; encoded by the coding sequence ATGGCCACGCGCCACGACATCCGCAACGTCGCCATCGTCGCCCACGTCGACCACGGGAAGACGACCCTCGTCGACGCCATGCTGAAGCAGGCCGGTGCCTTCGCGGCGCACGCCGCCGAATCGCTCGACGACCGCATGATGGACTCGAACGATCTGGAGCGTGAGAAGGGCATCACGATCCTGGCCAAGAACACGGCCGTGAAGTACCACCCGAAGGATGGCGGCGACGTCATCACGATCAACATCATCGACACCCCCGGCCACGCCGACTTCGGTGGTGAGGTCGAGCGCGGCCTGTCGATGGTGGACGCGGTGGTGCTGCTCGTCGACGCCTCCGAGGGCCCGCTGCCGCAGACCCGCTTCGTGCTGCGCAAGGCGCTGCAGGCCCGCCTGCCCGTCATCCTGTGCATCAACAAGACGGACCGCCCCGACTCGCGCATCGACGAGGTCGTCAACGAGGCCTACGACCTCTTCCTCGACCTCGACGCCGACGAGGACCAGATCGAGTTCCCGATCGTCTACGCGTGTGCGCGTGACGGTGTGGCCTCGCTGACCAAGCCGCAGGACGGCACCGTCCCGGCCGACAGCGACAGCCTGGAGCCGTTCTTCTCCACGATCCTCCAGCACGTCCCGGCCCCGACGTACGACGAGGCGGCCCCCCTCCAGGCGCACGTCACCAACCTGGACGCGGACAACTTCCTCGGCCGTATCGCGCTGCTGCGCGTCGAGCAGGGCGAGCTCCGCAAGGGCCAGACGGTCGCGTGGATCAAGCGCGACGGCACCGTCTCCAACGTCCGCATCACCGAGCTGATGATGACCGAGGCGCTCACCCGCAAGCCCGCCGAGATGGCGGGGCCGGGTGACATCTGTGCCGTCGCCGGTATCCCGGACATCATGATCGGTGAGACCCTCGCCGACCCCGAGAACCCGATCGCGCTCCCGCTGATCACGGTCGACGAGCCCGCGATCTCCATGGTCATCGGTACGAACACCTCGCCGCTGGTCGGCCGTGGCGGCACCGGCAAGGGTGCCTCCGCCAAGGCGGCCGTCAAGGACCGCAAGGTCACCGCCCGCCAGGTCAAGGACCGTCTGGACCGCGAGCTGGTCGGTAACGTCTCGCTCCGTGTGCTCGACACCGAGCGCCCGGACGCGTGGGAGGTCCAGGGCCGTGGTGAGCTCGCGCTCGCCATCCTGGTCGAGCAGATGCGCCGCGAGGGCTTCGAGCTCACCATCGGCAAGCCGCAGGTCGTCACCAAGGAGGTCGACGGCAAGGTCCACGAGCCCGTCGAGCGCCTCACGGTCGACGTGCCCGAGGAGCACATGGGCGCGGTCACGCAGCTCATGGGCGTCCGCAAGGGCCGGATGGACAACATGTCCAACCACGGCTCCGGCTGGGTCCGCATGGAGTTCGTCGTCCCGTCCCGTGGCCTGATCGGCTTCCGTACGGAGTTCCTCACCGGCACGCGTGGCACGGGCATCGCCCACTCCATCCACGAGGGCCACGAGCCGTGGTTCGGCACCCTGACGACCCGTAACAACGGTTCGCTGGTCGCCGACCGCGCGGGCGCCGTCACCGCCTTCGCGATGACGAACCTCCAGGAGCGCGGCGTGCTGTTCACCGACCCCGGCACCGAGGTGTACGAGGGCATGATCGTCGGCGAGAACTCGCGCGCCGACGACATGGACGTGAACATCACCAAGGAGAAGAAGCTCACCAACATGCGCTCCTCCTCGGCCGACTCGTTCGAGGCGATCGTCCCGCCGCGCAAGCTCTCGCTCGAGCAGTCGCTGGAGTTCTGCCGCGACGACGAGTGCGTCGAGGTGACTCCGGAGGCCGTGCGCATCCGCAAGGTCGTCCTGGACCAGAAGGAGCGCGGTCGCACCGCCAGCCGAGCCAAGCACGGCTGA
- a CDS encoding ABC transporter family substrate-binding protein produces the protein MSHDGVGPRAVMRSVVFLTAGVLVVPALTGCGADDEVSKPVAGQDIAPAERALVADGGTLRWAMDAVPETLNTFQADADATTTRIAGAVLPSMFRLDASGRPQRNPDFLESAKVVETEPKQVVLYRLHQQAVWSDGREIGAADFAAQWRALSGKDSAYWTARNAGYDRIEKIERGKGNLEVKVTFSRPYADWKSLFSPLYPKDVMGTPDSFNDGARTKLKVTAGPFGLTKVDRKAGEVALARNPRWWGRPAKLSEIVLRAVPRDQRAAALAADKVDLAEVDPAEAERITLAARDKGGKPLAGPRAATTPAGALRSWAVAHGSDEKAADREISARKKRTKAIAKYADQQSALGGFVVRKSLEPTYTQLALNGSGGPLADERVRRAVARALDRTELAKLVLQPLGLPVVPVGSHLALSGQEAYADNSGALGGQDTTEAQALLTDAGWVLGGPVKEQKKTAGSEGKKARPTNGSGDGSGDDGTYVVGEDNKPSETDKEKKDPKDHTKQHGNEQPGKHADDQVGKHIDGRQYVHEQVGRGGAPGAYAPKGTAAPGGTSAGVLAKDGKPLTLRFVLPSGPGSESLRAVGARISRMLDRVGIRTEISKVSDDSYFKDHIASGEYDLALYSWPASAFPATDARPIYAKPVPAADGSLSVEQNYTRVGTDQVDQLFDQAIATLDEDEARDLVRKADARIWAAAGSIPLYQRPQLTAARPTLANAGSFGFQTPLFEDMGFLKKGAKPSAGPSQG, from the coding sequence ATGTCCCACGACGGCGTCGGACCGCGCGCGGTGATGCGCTCGGTCGTGTTCCTCACCGCGGGTGTGCTCGTGGTGCCCGCGCTCACCGGCTGCGGCGCGGACGACGAGGTGAGCAAGCCGGTCGCCGGGCAGGACATCGCGCCGGCCGAGCGGGCTCTGGTCGCCGACGGGGGCACCCTGCGCTGGGCCATGGACGCCGTACCGGAGACCTTGAACACGTTCCAGGCCGACGCCGACGCCACGACCACGCGGATCGCCGGGGCCGTGCTGCCGTCGATGTTCCGGCTGGACGCCTCCGGGCGCCCGCAGCGCAACCCCGACTTCCTGGAGTCCGCCAAGGTCGTCGAGACCGAGCCCAAGCAGGTCGTGCTCTACCGGCTCCACCAGCAGGCCGTGTGGAGCGACGGCCGCGAGATCGGCGCCGCCGACTTCGCCGCCCAGTGGCGGGCCCTGTCCGGCAAGGACAGCGCGTACTGGACCGCCCGCAACGCCGGCTACGACCGCATCGAGAAGATCGAGCGCGGCAAGGGCAACCTGGAGGTCAAGGTCACCTTCAGCAGGCCGTACGCCGACTGGAAGTCGCTGTTCTCGCCGCTGTACCCGAAGGACGTCATGGGCACCCCCGACTCCTTCAACGACGGCGCGCGCACCAAGCTGAAGGTCACCGCCGGGCCCTTCGGGCTCACGAAGGTCGACCGCAAGGCGGGCGAGGTCGCTCTCGCCCGCAATCCGCGCTGGTGGGGCCGCCCCGCCAAGCTCTCCGAGATCGTGCTGCGTGCCGTTCCCCGCGACCAGCGGGCCGCCGCGCTCGCCGCCGACAAGGTCGACCTCGCGGAGGTCGACCCGGCGGAGGCCGAGCGGATCACGCTGGCCGCCCGCGACAAGGGCGGTAAGCCGCTGGCGGGGCCCCGCGCCGCGACGACGCCCGCCGGGGCGCTGCGCTCCTGGGCCGTGGCGCACGGCTCCGACGAGAAGGCCGCCGACCGGGAGATCTCGGCCCGCAAGAAGCGGACCAAGGCGATCGCCAAGTACGCCGACCAGCAGTCGGCGCTGGGCGGTTTCGTGGTCCGCAAATCCCTGGAGCCCACCTACACGCAGCTCGCCCTGAACGGCTCCGGGGGTCCCCTCGCCGACGAGCGCGTGCGGCGGGCCGTGGCGCGTGCCCTCGACCGCACCGAGCTGGCCAAGCTCGTGCTCCAGCCGCTCGGGCTGCCCGTCGTGCCGGTCGGCAGCCATCTCGCGCTGTCCGGGCAGGAGGCGTACGCCGACAACAGCGGCGCCCTCGGCGGGCAGGACACCACGGAGGCGCAGGCGCTGCTGACCGACGCCGGCTGGGTGCTCGGCGGACCCGTCAAGGAGCAGAAGAAGACGGCCGGGTCCGAGGGGAAGAAGGCGCGCCCCACCAACGGCTCCGGGGACGGTTCCGGGGACGACGGGACGTACGTCGTCGGCGAGGACAACAAGCCGTCCGAGACCGACAAGGAGAAGAAGGACCCCAAGGACCACACGAAGCAGCACGGCAACGAGCAGCCCGGGAAGCACGCCGACGACCAGGTCGGCAAGCACATCGACGGCCGGCAGTACGTCCACGAGCAGGTCGGGCGGGGCGGGGCGCCGGGCGCGTACGCCCCGAAGGGCACCGCGGCGCCGGGCGGCACGTCGGCCGGGGTGCTGGCCAAGGACGGCAAGCCGCTGACGCTGCGCTTCGTCCTGCCGTCCGGCCCGGGGTCGGAGTCCCTGCGGGCCGTCGGGGCCCGGATCTCGCGGATGCTGGACAGAGTCGGCATCCGTACGGAGATCTCGAAGGTGTCCGACGACAGCTACTTCAAGGACCACATCGCGTCCGGCGAGTACGACCTCGCGCTCTACTCGTGGCCCGCCTCCGCGTTCCCGGCCACCGACGCCCGGCCGATCTACGCCAAGCCGGTCCCGGCGGCGGACGGCTCGCTGAGCGTCGAGCAGAACTACACGCGGGTCGGCACGGACCAGGTGGACCAGCTCTTCGACCAGGCGATCGCCACGCTGGACGAGGACGAGGCGCGCGACCTGGTCCGTAAGGCCGACGCCCGCATCTGGGCCGCAGCAGGATCGATTCCTCTCTATCAGCGCCCCCAGCTGACGGCCGCCCGCCCCACCCTGGCGAACGCGGGTTCCTTCGGCTTCCAGACACCGCTCTTCGAGGACATGGGCTTCCTGAAGAAGGGCGCCAAGCCGTCGGCCGGCCCGTCCCAGGGGTAG
- a CDS encoding fumarate reductase/succinate dehydrogenase flavoprotein subunit — MPVVDRQEWDVVVVGAGGAGLRAAIEARERGARTAVICKSLFGKAHTVMAEGGIAAAMGNVNSGDNWQVHFRDTLRGGKFLNQWRMAELHAQEAPDRVWELETWGALFDRTKDGRISQRNFGGHEYPRLAHVGDRTGLELIRTLQQKIVSLQQEDERETGDYESRLKVYQECTVTRVLKDGAAVSGSAGGRVAGVFCYERESGRFFVLEAPSVVIATGGIGKSFKVTSNSWEYTGDGHALALLAGAPLLNMEFVQFHPTGMVWPPSVKGILVTESVRGDGGVLRNSDGKRFMFDYIPDVFKEKYAQSEEEGDRWYEDPDHNRRPPELLPRDEVARAINSEVKAGRGSPHGGVFLDVSTRMPAEVIRRRLPSMYHQFKELADVDITAEAMEVGPTCHYVMGGIAVDSDTAAARGVPGLYAAGEVAGGMHGSNRLGGNSLSDLLVFGRRAGLHAAQYAAGLPAGDRTGVDDIQVDTAAAEALRPFSAEGPEPGADSAGLGDVPRPPGGRPPENPYTLHQELQQTMNDLVGIIRREGEMEQALEKLADLRVRAGRAGVEGHRQFNPGWHLALDLRNMLLVSECVARAALERTESRGGHTREDHPAMDRAWRRINLLCRLADPTGGLAAMDPARGQIDLTRDTTEPVRPDLLALFEKEELVKYLAEEELYE; from the coding sequence ATGCCCGTGGTCGACCGCCAGGAATGGGACGTCGTCGTGGTCGGCGCAGGAGGCGCCGGACTGCGCGCCGCCATCGAGGCGCGGGAACGCGGCGCCCGTACCGCCGTGATCTGCAAGTCCCTCTTCGGCAAGGCACACACCGTGATGGCCGAGGGCGGCATCGCGGCCGCGATGGGCAACGTGAACTCCGGCGACAACTGGCAGGTCCACTTCCGCGACACCTTGCGCGGCGGCAAGTTCCTCAACCAGTGGCGGATGGCCGAGCTGCACGCCCAGGAGGCCCCCGACCGCGTCTGGGAGCTGGAGACCTGGGGCGCCCTCTTCGACCGTACGAAGGACGGCCGGATCTCCCAGCGCAACTTCGGCGGTCACGAGTACCCGCGGCTCGCGCACGTCGGCGACCGCACCGGCCTCGAACTGATCCGCACGCTCCAGCAGAAGATCGTGTCGTTGCAGCAGGAGGACGAGCGGGAGACCGGCGACTACGAGTCCCGCCTGAAGGTCTATCAGGAGTGCACGGTCACCCGGGTCCTGAAGGACGGCGCCGCCGTGAGCGGCTCCGCCGGGGGACGGGTCGCCGGCGTCTTCTGCTACGAGCGCGAGTCCGGCCGCTTCTTCGTCCTCGAGGCGCCCTCGGTCGTGATCGCGACCGGCGGCATCGGCAAGTCCTTCAAGGTGACGTCGAACTCGTGGGAGTACACGGGCGACGGGCACGCGCTGGCGCTGCTCGCCGGAGCGCCCCTGCTGAACATGGAGTTCGTGCAGTTCCACCCGACGGGCATGGTCTGGCCGCCGTCGGTGAAGGGCATCCTCGTCACCGAGTCGGTGCGCGGCGACGGCGGCGTGCTCAGGAACTCCGACGGCAAGCGGTTCATGTTCGACTACATCCCCGACGTCTTCAAGGAGAAGTACGCGCAGTCGGAGGAGGAGGGCGACCGCTGGTACGAGGACCCGGACCACAACCGCCGCCCCCCTGAGCTGCTGCCCCGGGACGAGGTCGCGCGCGCCATCAACTCCGAGGTCAAGGCGGGCCGCGGCTCCCCCCACGGCGGCGTCTTCCTGGACGTCTCGACGCGTATGCCGGCCGAGGTGATCCGGCGCCGGCTCCCCTCCATGTACCACCAGTTCAAGGAGCTGGCGGACGTCGACATCACCGCCGAGGCGATGGAGGTCGGCCCGACCTGCCACTACGTGATGGGCGGCATCGCGGTCGACTCGGACACCGCGGCGGCCCGCGGCGTACCGGGTCTGTACGCGGCCGGGGAGGTGGCCGGCGGCATGCACGGCTCCAACCGGCTCGGCGGCAACTCGCTGTCCGACCTGCTGGTCTTCGGCCGGCGGGCGGGGCTGCACGCGGCCCAGTACGCGGCGGGCCTGCCGGCCGGGGACCGCACCGGCGTGGACGACATCCAGGTCGACACGGCGGCCGCCGAGGCACTGCGGCCCTTCTCGGCCGAGGGTCCGGAGCCGGGCGCGGACAGTGCCGGCCTGGGGGACGTACCCCGGCCCCCCGGTGGCCGCCCGCCGGAGAACCCGTACACCCTGCACCAGGAACTCCAGCAGACGATGAACGACCTCGTCGGCATCATCCGCCGCGAGGGCGAGATGGAACAGGCGCTGGAGAAGCTGGCGGACCTGCGGGTACGGGCGGGGCGGGCCGGGGTGGAGGGGCACCGGCAGTTCAACCCCGGCTGGCATCTGGCCCTCGACCTGCGGAACATGCTCCTGGTCAGCGAATGTGTGGCACGCGCGGCTCTGGAGCGCACGGAGTCCCGGGGCGGTCACACACGCGAGGACCACCCGGCGATGGACCGCGCGTGGCGTCGTATCAACCTTCTGTGCCGACTGGCCGACCCTACGGGCGGGTTGGCGGCGATGGACCCCGCCCGCGGCCAGATCGACCTCACCCGGGACACCACCGAACCCGTCCGCCCCGACCTGCTCGCCCTCTTCGAGAAGGAGGAGCTGGTCAAGTACCTGGCCGAAGAGGAGCTGTACGAGTGA
- a CDS encoding succinate dehydrogenase/fumarate reductase iron-sulfur subunit, translated as MTSYEARFKVWRGDVKGGGLEDFEVEVNDGEVVLDIIHRLQATQAPDLAVRWNCKAGKCGSCSAEVNGRPRLMCMTRMSVFTREETITVTPLRAFPVVRDLVTDVGFNYAKAREVPAFVPPAGLGPGEYRMQQEDVERPQEFRKCIECFLCQDTCHVVRDHEENKPAFAGPRFLMRVAELDMHPLDAAADTGLDRKRTAQDDHGLGYCNITKCCTEVCPEGIKITDNALIPLKERAVDRKYDPLVWLGSKIGRRPRPS; from the coding sequence GTGACCAGCTATGAGGCCCGCTTCAAGGTGTGGCGCGGGGATGTGAAGGGCGGTGGCCTGGAGGACTTCGAGGTCGAGGTGAACGACGGCGAGGTGGTGCTGGACATCATCCACCGCCTCCAGGCGACCCAGGCCCCCGATCTGGCCGTGCGCTGGAACTGCAAGGCGGGCAAGTGCGGTTCGTGCTCGGCTGAGGTCAACGGGCGGCCGCGGCTGATGTGCATGACGCGCATGTCGGTGTTCACCCGGGAGGAGACGATCACCGTCACGCCGCTGCGCGCCTTCCCGGTCGTACGGGACCTGGTGACCGACGTGGGCTTCAACTACGCGAAGGCGCGCGAGGTCCCGGCCTTCGTGCCGCCGGCCGGCCTGGGCCCCGGCGAGTACCGGATGCAGCAGGAGGACGTGGAACGCCCGCAGGAGTTCCGCAAGTGCATCGAGTGCTTCCTGTGCCAGGACACGTGCCATGTCGTCCGCGACCACGAGGAGAACAAACCGGCGTTCGCGGGCCCGCGCTTCCTGATGCGGGTCGCCGAGCTGGACATGCACCCCCTGGACGCCGCCGCCGACACCGGCCTGGACCGTAAGCGCACGGCCCAGGACGACCACGGCCTCGGCTACTGCAACATCACCAAGTGCTGCACGGAGGTCTGCCCCGAGGGCATCAAGATCACGGACAACGCCCTGATTCCCTTGAAAGAAAGGGCGGTCGACCGCAAGTACGACCCGCTGGTGTGGCTGGGATCGAAGATCGGAAGGCGGCCTCGTCCGTCGTAG